In the Candidatus Electrothrix rattekaaiensis genome, one interval contains:
- a CDS encoding DUF4070 domain-containing protein, whose protein sequence is MNHATYKHYGSTEDYKRIYLIAPKHPNNFWSMQGTADVLGAQTLMPNAALATLMALTPAGVDIQYALADENVSEIHFDQPCDLVVITGGTLHAPRIHDLCDQFKQKGRQVALGGTYASIEHDRCEGLADYLFIGEAEYTWPLFLKQWTTGTARNVYAQEGYIDMKDSPPPDWSLISTGDYVNISIQTSRGCPNQCDFCDVIQYVGRRYRTKSIEQILVELQNALDIGARTVFFSDDNFLGNKKFTEELLSRVIEWNVKQARPLSFSTQITVQVADDDALLKMFADARFSVLFLGVETVRKESLAEVHKSQNVDRDIFERIRKISRYGIVPFIGLIVGFDSDDEGVFEDLENFLNLTASPIAGISLLNAPRHTPLYKRLQQENRLTENSFAGEWQLQSNIIPKQMSPERLTTLYWDLFQKIYKPEYFEDRFLRWLQHVDYFSTIYVNKKADAKQMVFGIRIFTYFIFHADQDVRALFFRMLRKTWKINPKLVRRFFTVITQYSHFHSFVEQGRMK, encoded by the coding sequence ATGAATCATGCAACGTATAAACATTATGGATCAACAGAGGATTACAAGAGAATCTATCTGATAGCTCCAAAACATCCGAATAACTTCTGGTCCATGCAGGGAACAGCAGATGTGCTGGGGGCTCAAACCCTGATGCCGAATGCAGCCTTGGCGACCCTGATGGCCTTGACGCCAGCCGGAGTTGACATCCAGTATGCACTGGCCGATGAAAATGTCAGCGAAATACATTTCGATCAGCCCTGTGATCTGGTCGTCATAACCGGAGGCACCCTTCATGCCCCGCGAATCCATGACCTCTGTGATCAGTTTAAACAGAAAGGGAGACAGGTCGCTCTCGGCGGCACCTATGCCTCCATTGAACATGACAGATGTGAGGGGCTGGCAGATTACCTCTTTATCGGGGAAGCTGAATACACCTGGCCGCTTTTCTTGAAGCAATGGACAACCGGCACTGCCCGGAATGTGTATGCCCAGGAAGGCTATATTGACATGAAGGACAGCCCGCCTCCTGACTGGTCCCTGATATCCACCGGAGACTATGTCAATATCAGCATTCAGACCAGCAGAGGATGCCCCAATCAATGTGATTTCTGTGACGTGATACAGTATGTGGGCAGGAGGTACCGGACAAAATCCATTGAGCAGATCCTGGTAGAGCTGCAGAATGCGCTGGACATCGGCGCGAGAACTGTTTTCTTTTCAGATGATAACTTTCTCGGCAATAAAAAGTTCACTGAAGAATTGCTTAGCCGAGTGATTGAATGGAACGTCAAGCAGGCAAGACCTCTGTCGTTTTCAACCCAGATCACGGTTCAGGTCGCTGACGATGATGCGTTGCTGAAGATGTTTGCCGACGCCAGATTTTCTGTCCTCTTTCTCGGAGTGGAAACTGTGAGAAAGGAAAGCCTCGCAGAGGTACACAAAAGTCAGAATGTGGACAGAGATATCTTTGAGAGAATCCGTAAGATATCCCGCTATGGCATTGTTCCCTTTATTGGCCTGATTGTCGGTTTTGACAGCGATGATGAGGGTGTTTTCGAGGACTTGGAGAATTTTCTTAACCTAACCGCCAGCCCGATTGCCGGTATCAGCCTGTTAAATGCGCCTCGCCATACCCCTCTCTATAAACGACTCCAGCAGGAGAACCGCCTGACCGAAAACAGTTTTGCCGGGGAATGGCAGCTCCAGTCTAATATTATTCCCAAACAGATGAGTCCTGAACGACTAACCACCTTATATTGGGATCTCTTTCAGAAAATATATAAACCAGAATATTTCGAGGACCGCTTCCTGCGATGGTTACAACATGTTGATTATTTCAGTACCATCTATGTGAATAAAAAGGCTGACGCAAAACAGATGGTGTTCGGGATCAGGATCTTCACATATTTTATCTTTCATGCGGATCAAGATGTTCGAGCACTGTTTTTCAGAATGCTGCGAAAGACCTGGAAAATAAACCCGAAGTTAGTGCGGCGTTTTTTTACCGTGATTACCCAGTACAGCCATTTCCACAGCTTTGTTGAACAAGGGCGGATGAAATAG
- a CDS encoding FG-GAP repeat protein, whose translation MKKYLRYWLLCLIVLLALAAGPAYALELEQVQVQVQKLLAGDGAADDEFGWSVSISGDTALIGADGDDDNGSDSGSAYVFVRSGSTWSQQAKLTPDDNAADDWFGDSVSISGDTALVGADGDDDNGLDSGSAYVFVRSGSIWSQQAKLTPNDGAADDRFGYSVTISGDTALVGAYGDDDNGSGSGSTYVFVRSGSTWSQQAKLTPDDGAADDWFGDSVAISGDTALIGADGDDDNGSDSGSAYVFVRSGSTWSQQKKLIPDDNAAGDWFGWSVAISGDTALIGADGDDDNGSDSGSAYVFVRSGSTWSQQAKLTPDDGTAGDWFGASVSISGDTALVGADGDDDNGSDSGSAYVFVRSGSIWSQQAKLTPNDGTANDWFGASVAISGDTALVGTDGDDDNGSDSGSVYVGSVYVGSISKAFLPAVYLLLL comes from the coding sequence ATGAAAAAATACTTGAGGTATTGGTTATTATGTCTGATTGTATTGCTTGCGCTTGCCGCAGGCCCGGCCTATGCACTTGAACTGGAGCAGGTGCAGGTGCAGGTACAGAAACTGCTGGCCGGTGACGGCGCGGCGGACGACGAATTCGGCTGGTCGGTGTCCATCAGCGGCGATACGGCACTGATCGGTGCCGACGGAGACGATGACAACGGCTCGGACTCGGGATCGGCATACGTGTTCGTACGAAGCGGCAGCACATGGAGCCAGCAGGCCAAGCTCACCCCGGACGACAACGCGGCGGACGACTGGTTCGGCGACTCGGTGTCCATCAGCGGCGATACGGCTCTCGTCGGTGCCGACGGAGACGACGACAACGGCTTGGACTCGGGATCGGCATACGTGTTCGTACGAAGCGGCAGCATATGGAGCCAGCAGGCCAAGCTCACCCCGAACGACGGCGCGGCGGACGACAGATTCGGCTACTCGGTGACCATCAGCGGCGATACGGCTCTCGTCGGTGCCTACGGAGACGACGATAACGGCTCGGGGTCGGGATCGACATACGTGTTCGTACGAAGCGGCAGCACATGGAGCCAGCAGGCCAAGCTCACCCCGGACGACGGCGCGGCGGACGACTGGTTCGGCGACTCAGTGGCCATCAGCGGCGATACGGCACTGATCGGTGCCGACGGAGACGACGACAACGGCTCGGACTCGGGATCGGCATACGTATTCGTACGAAGCGGCAGCACGTGGAGCCAGCAGAAGAAGCTCATTCCGGACGACAACGCGGCGGGCGACTGGTTCGGCTGGTCAGTGGCCATCAGCGGCGATACGGCACTGATCGGTGCCGACGGAGACGACGACAACGGCTCGGACTCGGGATCGGCATACGTGTTCGTACGAAGCGGCAGCACATGGAGCCAGCAGGCCAAGCTCACCCCGGACGACGGCACGGCAGGCGACTGGTTCGGTGCCTCGGTGTCCATCAGCGGCGATACGGCTCTCGTCGGTGCCGACGGAGACGATGACAACGGCTCGGACTCGGGATCGGCATACGTGTTCGTACGAAGCGGCAGCATATGGAGCCAGCAGGCCAAGCTCACCCCGAACGACGGCACGGCGAACGACTGGTTCGGTGCCTCGGTGGCCATCAGCGGCGATACGGCACTGGTCGGCACCGACGGAGACGACGACAACGGCTCGGACTCGGGATCGGTATATGTCGGCTCGGTATATGTCGGTAGTATCAGTAAAGCCTTCCTGCCTGCTGTATATCTGCTGCTTTTGTAA
- the zwf gene encoding glucose-6-phosphate dehydrogenase, with amino-acid sequence MGMEKRSCDFIIFGIMGDLAQRKLLPSLYQLEKSGMLNYDTRIIGVARHDLDQQAFQVEMRKKLEKFVEEPLDQEAVEQLLARMHYVLINLDQPEEYTRLCQVTNQQCRVMVNYFSVAPSLFGDICTGLDHAGLIAPDTRVVLEKPIGRNLASSRQINDLVARFFHENQVYRIDHYLGKETVMNLLALRFANSIFTTNWDHNTIDHVQITVAEQVGIEGRWGYFDKSGQLRDMVQNHLMQILTLVAMEPPVNLHADSLRNEKLKVLKALRPITTKNIECKVVRGQYSPGFIRGKPVSGYLEEAGGNPMSSTETFVAIRLDIDNWRWAGVPFYLRTGKAMATKRSEVVINYKQLPHNIFTDSYRSLPANKLVIRLQPDEGVEIEMLNKAPGIGDGIHLQRTMLDLSFSEAFKKERVADAYERLILDVMQGSQALFIHRDEVERSWVWIDSIQDAWEKSNEPPKQYPAGTWGPVASVALLARDGREWEE; translated from the coding sequence ATGGGAATGGAGAAACGATCCTGCGATTTTATCATCTTCGGTATTATGGGTGATCTGGCCCAGCGTAAGCTCCTGCCTTCACTCTATCAGCTTGAGAAGTCAGGCATGCTCAACTACGATACCAGGATCATCGGGGTGGCCCGCCACGATCTTGACCAGCAAGCCTTTCAGGTGGAGATGCGGAAAAAGCTGGAAAAGTTTGTTGAAGAACCGCTTGATCAGGAGGCTGTAGAGCAGCTCCTGGCCCGGATGCATTACGTGCTGATCAATCTTGATCAGCCGGAAGAGTATACTCGTCTCTGTCAGGTGACGAATCAGCAATGCCGGGTCATGGTGAATTATTTTTCTGTTGCTCCCTCGCTGTTCGGAGATATCTGTACCGGCCTGGACCATGCCGGTCTGATCGCCCCGGACACCCGGGTGGTGCTGGAAAAGCCCATCGGACGCAATCTCGCCTCCTCCCGGCAGATCAATGATCTCGTGGCCAGGTTTTTTCATGAAAATCAGGTCTACCGGATTGATCATTACCTGGGCAAGGAAACAGTGATGAACCTGTTGGCCCTGCGCTTTGCCAATTCTATTTTTACAACCAACTGGGATCATAATACCATTGATCATGTGCAGATTACGGTGGCGGAGCAGGTGGGGATTGAGGGCCGCTGGGGCTATTTTGACAAGTCCGGCCAGCTACGGGACATGGTGCAGAATCATCTGATGCAGATCCTGACTCTGGTTGCTATGGAGCCGCCGGTCAATCTCCATGCCGACAGCCTGCGCAATGAAAAGCTGAAGGTGCTCAAGGCCCTGCGTCCGATCACAACGAAAAATATCGAGTGTAAGGTGGTGCGGGGACAGTACAGCCCCGGTTTTATTCGCGGCAAACCAGTGTCTGGTTATCTGGAGGAAGCAGGCGGTAATCCGATGTCCAGCACAGAGACCTTTGTCGCTATCCGGTTGGATATCGATAACTGGCGTTGGGCCGGAGTGCCTTTTTACCTGCGTACTGGCAAGGCTATGGCCACCAAGCGATCCGAGGTAGTGATCAACTATAAGCAGCTGCCTCATAACATCTTTACCGACTCGTATCGTTCCTTACCGGCCAATAAGCTCGTGATTCGCCTTCAGCCCGACGAAGGGGTGGAGATAGAGATGCTGAACAAGGCACCGGGCATCGGGGACGGCATCCATCTTCAGCGCACCATGCTGGATCTCAGTTTTTCCGAGGCCTTTAAAAAGGAGCGGGTTGCCGATGCCTATGAACGCCTGATTCTGGATGTCATGCAGGGCAGTCAGGCCCTGTTTATTCATCGGGATGAGGTCGAACGCTCCTGGGTTTGGATTGATTCCATTCAGGATGCCTGGGAAAAGTCCAATGAGCCGCCCAAGCAGTACCCGGCAGGCACCTGGGGGCCGGTGGCCTCGGTGGCTCTGCTGGCTCGGGATGGGCGGGAATGGGAGGAGTGA